The DNA sequence CTGGATAGCCTAAATGAACTTCTGCGTCTTGGGGCCAATGTAAAGAAACGAAATAATGCTGGTCGTAATATAGTACATATCTTGGCCAGCTCGGAGAGAACAACAGCATCACAAATGGCATTATTGTTTAGAAAATTCCCAAGTTTGACGAAAGTCGTAAACGAAATAACACAATGCGGAGAGACGCCACTCCATCATTGCGCCGTGCGCGGTAACGGTGAAAAAGTTCATCTCCTGATATCTAAAGGCACCGACTGTTCCATAAGGGATATCTACGGCCAATCTCCGTTGTATCTTTTGCTGAAGCTACACAGTATTGCGTGCGTTTACCTAGGATTCGTGTCCCTACTCACGGAAACATCACAACTATGGCTAAAGGATGCTGAAGggaattatccaatcaaattgatgGAAGACTCCCCTCGTCACGTGAGACGGAAGTTGCTCGAGATGAGCCGCAATCCACCCCGTTTGTACGGAATATGTTTACAGAAAATGTACAACCTCCTGGCCAAACCATGCGACTTGTCCTGTGCCGCTAACATATACCGGGACAGCAAAATGGTGTCTATCGCGGACGTTCTCAAACTGGACTGTCCAAGAGGACTCATTATGGACATTCTGACGTATAAGCATTGCCTTCGGAACAAGTGGTCGCATATTATATTTAGTCACACATAGAGATTCGTTACAGCTGGCATAATCAGatgtatgaaatatatgtatctgAAGAATGATGGCatattgatatatcaaaatcactCCTCGTCATGAACATAACCcgtaattaaatatatatatatatatatatatatatatatatatatatatatatatatatgatctcCCATGGTTTATGGCTGGATACGACTATTATCCAACGAGttttgtgttttctatccccgagCTTTGGCGAGgtgatagaaaacacacaacgaGTTGGATAATTGTCATATCCagccacaaaccatgggagattctttttatcacatattttATCCTAACAGACATTTCCATAATTCTGTTTTGTTTGCCTCAACCCAAACTACATCTGTAAGGTTAACATTACGCAGCTACAAATAGTTCGTTGggaaatgtatataaaaatgaatattgactctcacaatgtttaattcataaacGATCATTTTTAAATGAGTGAAGAAAGAAACTCATTTTAGAACGTTTTACTTTGAAGTCGTGTGATTATTCATGAATACGTCAGCCATCCGAATCTGTGTCGTAGATGACGGGCGGTCTTCATTTGGATTTGATGTGTAAATGTTGACGATGAATTTTCCACCATGTATATCATCATTCAGGGGATTTTTATGTTTCATGTGAGATGGAGGGCCGTGTACCTTTCATTGATAGATGTGCTTGTGTTTCTTACATCTGTATTTGTGATGGAATGGTTTTGTGTACAGTTGAATTATGTGCGTATCCCGCGTTCATTTGGTGCATGAAGTTGGAAAGTTGATATCCACTAGATCACAGATCACAGGGTAGATATGTGAAAAACGATCTTAGTGTGTTCGCTTCCCAATGTGGACTATCGGGTTTTCTAACACTCAGAAAGATTTACACATTATGACATGATCTGTTATGACAGAGATGGGGGCGTTCAATAAAATGGTTTTCATTTTGAGTTATAAGAAAAACGATTTCAATTTATGGCACCTAATGGGagtatattttctttcaatatatttttgttttcttgatcATTGAGAATATTTTATGATCGATACAAAACATGATCAGGcctgaaggttataaaacttttaccgtactcgTACTCAAACTcggccatgtttgttttgagtacaactctgaatACGCTCCGAAACAATTATGTATAAAGATCTAAGTTAAAATATGTGTATAATGCAAATACCTAGCTacggaaaattttcaaaggaagCTTGAAAGTTGCAGGTCTTTTCcctcaaaatgtataagtagctgattttctttaaaagcgtgatatctgaaaattgatagCATTTGAGTTATCAAAaatcacttttgaaaagtgacgGTATATTGAGATTTCAAAATCACTCCTCTTCCTGTACACAACCCTGAGTTTTTTTATTTCGTTAAGGTAAGTAtcaattatttcttaaaaactATAAGTAGATGGATAAGTTAATGGCTTTCTCCATAACAATGAACAAGCTCATTTTCAGATTCAAAACTCACCCCCTCTTTATTGATTTTACCCTGAATTGAATATTTGTGTCTAGTAAATACCCGCCTTTACTCCATGTAAGTAGCTGGCTACTTGTAGCTAACATTTCTTACTttaagtagctggctactagtagctgaCTTTTCTTACTTTAAGTAGCTGACTACTTGTAGCTAACTTTTCTAACTTTAAAAGTACTgactactagtagctaacttttctcaCTTTAAGTATTGGCTACTAGTAGTTAACTTTTCTCACTTTAAGTAGCTGGCTACTTGTATCCAATGCTTCTCTTTTATAAAATAGCTAGAACTTTATATATAGttagaattttacatgtagCTAGAACTTAACATGTAGCTAGGACTTTACATGTAGCTAGGACTTTACATGTAGCTAGAACTTTACATGTAGCTAGGACTTTACATGTAGCTAGAACTCTACATGTACCTAGAACTTTACATGTAGCTAGAACTTTACATGTAGCTAGGACTCTACATGTAGCTAGAACTTTACATGTAGCTATAACTCTACATGTAGCTAGAACTCTACATGTAGCTAGAACTTTACACGTAGACCTTTACATATAGCTAGAACTTTACAAGTAGCTAGAACTTTACATGTAGCTAGAACTCTACATGTACCTAGAACTTTACATGTAGCAATAACTCTACATGTAGCTAGAACTTTACATGTAGCTAGAACTCTACACGTAGAGCTTTACATGTAGCTAGAGCTTTACATGTAGCTAGAACTTCACATGTAGCTAGAACTTTACATGTAGCTAGAACTTTACATATAGCTAGAACTCTACATGTAGCTAGGACTTTACATGTAGCTAgaactgtacatgtacctagaactgtacatgtagctataacTCTACATGTAGCTAGAACTCTACGTGTAACTAGAACTTTACATGTAGCTAGAACTCTACATGTAGCTAGAACTTTACATGTAGCTAGAACTCTACACGTAGAGCTTTACATATAGCTAGAACTTTACATGTAGCTAGAACTTTACATGTAGCTAGAACTTCACATGTAGCTAGAACTTTACATGTAGCTAGAACTTTACATATAGCTAGAACTCTACATGTAGCTAGGACTTTACATGTAGCTAgaactgtacatgtacctagaactgtacatgtagctataacTCTACATGTAGCTAGAACTCTACGTGTAACTAGAACTTTACATGTAGCTAGAACTCTGCATGTACCTAGAACTTTACATGTAGCTAGAACTCTACATGTACCTAGAACTCTACACGTAGAGTTTTACATATAGCTAGAACTTTACAAGTAGCTAGAACTTTACATGTAGCTAGAACTCTACATGTAGCTAGAACTTTACATGTAGCAATAACTCTACATGTAGCTAGAACTCTACGTGTAGCTAGAACTTTACATGTAGCTAGAACTCTACGTGTAACTAGAACTTTACATGTAGCTAGAACTCTACATGTACCTAGAACTCTACATGTAGCTAGAACTCTACATGTACCTAGAACTCTACATGTAGCTAGAACTCTACATGTAGCTAGAACTCTACACGTAGAGCTTTACATATAGCTAGAACTTTACATGTAGCTAGAACTTTACATATAGCTAGAACTCTACATGTACCTAGAACTTTACATGTAGCTAGAACTTTACATGTAGCTAGGACTCTACATGTAGCTAGAACTCTACATGTAGCTAGAACTCTACATGTAGAGCTTTACATATAGCTAGAACTTTACAAGTAGCTAGAACTTTACATGTACCTAGAACTTTACATGTAGCAATAACTTTACATGTAGCTAGAACTTTACATATAGCTAGAACTCTACATGTACCTAGAACTTTACATGTAGCTATAACTCTACATGTAGTTATAACTCTACATGTAGCTAGAACTTTACATGTAGCTAGAACTTCACATGTAGCTAGAACTTTACATGTAGCAATAACTCTACATGTAGCTAGAACTTTACATATAGCTAGAACTTTACATGTAGCTAgaactgtacatgtacctagaactgtacatgtagctataacTCTACATGTAGCTAGAACTCTACGTGTAGCTAGAACTTTACATGTAGCTAGAACTTTACATGTAGCTAGAACTTTACATGTAGCTAGAACTCTACATGTACCTAGAACTCTACATGTAGCTAGAACTTTACATGTAGCTAGAACTTTACATGTAGAACTTTACAAGTAGCTAGAACTTTACATGTAGAACTTTACATGTAGCTAGAACTTTACATTTAGCTGGTTACTATAGAACAAATATTTATTCTTCTGAAACCAGAACCCTTACCCCCATGCGAGAACATGTGCTGATTTACTGGTTATGAGGATATGATAATAAGTTTCTGCTACTGTCGCCTGAAGTGAAGCGAGTCTGAGAAGCATTGCCCGGTTAACAGCTCGAAGGCAAGACAAAAACCTGAATAGTGATGTCTGGGAAGATGAAAATATGTGACGTGACAATGGCTCCTCTCATACACATTGCTGCtgcttacatattttccttACGGCCACTGTTTCGGAATTCTGATGTACTTAGAACATTCAGTCGTTGTACAGGTTACAAATGCATTGATTCATACAAAATGAATTCGttatataaaatacattggGAATGAATTCCTTATCTACGTCTAATGCTGGAAGTGTGGTCATTACCTCGGGTTGTTTTCGATCAGCCTAATATAATGGTGTATCGACAAGAAACCCGGATTTTTCTTCACATCTCTACTTATAAATGTGgataatatatacatttgaCTGGCCAATGCATTTCCTTGGTTTGACATCGAGTCCTGTTATATTTACCAACAATCCATTTCATAGCATCcacaattcaaattttatatcagaaatttcccatttgtatcaaatatcattttgaagCATATAGAATGTAAATTAAGAAAATCGCATTTTGGGGGTTACCGGTCGTAttttgttactaaaaatagattgTGAAATGTCATGGTCGTGAAGTTGTTTGTGGCCACTTTTCTACAAAATATGTGTTTCATAGAAAACAGAGCGTAAAGAAATTGCTTACAATTTGGTCCTGAGTTTATTTTGCacactgtaaaataaatttGTTAAGTATTGTATAACTAAACAGTGCATGTTACACACATCATATTTAGATATCAACCTAATTACTCGTTTCGCATATATTCACATATTGTTTTGCGTCCCATTCAAGAATGCTTCACTCATGTAGATACGTCAATTTATCAGATATTGAATAGGAAGGTTTTCTTAACAAGTAGGTCAAcctccaaggtcacaaggtcaaacaaccggtcacggtagctcagtggtagagctttcgcttcgtaaccgggagatcgtgagttcgagctTCGCTAGTGCCATGGTCGCGtgaaacctaagacgtaaaaaTAGGTAGCGACTggtccttcgccaaacacttgGCATTTAGAGGCGATAATCACGTATCTTTTGGAAATGATCATAAAAACGGAGGttccgtgtcgcgacaggcatTAGCACATTAAAAAACCCttactgctacgaccctgagcgctTATAAAGCATAGGTCCaaacctacagctggtgatgtctcaatgaGTGAAACATACTCGAAGGGACGTCAAACAGACATACAAGCAAGGTCAATCATCATGTTTTACCATCTAGAATTTATATAAACATACTGTATTATGaaagttcaggagatatttgataggttaggttttcttaaaaagtagttcaaactccaaggttaaggtcacaaggtcagaAACTTTACAAGGAATGTGTGAGAGCACTAAAAGCTAtgagtaaggttaaagttttgatatttgggtcaaactccaaggtcaagttcACAAGGTTAAATATCGTAGATGAAATTTAAGGCTCAAACATAGGTAATTTATATGCAAATTGGGAAAACACTACTTTATATAGTTCATGAGATAAGATAGGTtcagttttcttaaaagtaggttaaactcctGAACAattcaaggtcaagatcaaaaAGTTTTGACACCAAAATAAAGGTTTTGTCACACGCTTTAAGGAATGtggatatgaaatatgacagcTCTATCACTtgccattcaaaagttatcagcaattACTGGTGTATGCTTGTCCTGTACTATCGACTCTGTCTGTACAATGAAGTGGTGCTTGTCCTGGACTATCGACTCTGGCTGTACAATGAAGTGGTGCTTGTCATGTACTATCGACTCTGTCTGTACAATGAAGTGGTGCTTGTCATGTACTATCGACTCTGGCTGTACAATGAAGTGGTGCTTGTCATGTACTATCGACTCTGTCTGTACAATGAAGTGGTGCTTGTCATGTACTATCGACTCTGGCTGTACGATGAAGTGGTGCTTGACCTGTACTATCGACTCTGGCTGTACGATGAAGTGGTGCTTGTCCTGTACTATCGACTCTGGCTGTACAATGAAGTGGTGCTTGTCATGTACTATCGACTCTGTCTGTACAATGAAGTGGTGCTTGTCATGTACTATCGACTCTGTCTGTACAATGAAGTGGTGCTTGTCATGTACTATCGACTCTGGCTGTACAATGAAGTGGTGCTTGTCATGTACTATCGACTCTGTCTGTACAATGAAGTGGTGCTTGTCATGTACTATCGACTCTGTCTGTACAATGAAGTGGTGCTTGTCATGTACTATCGACTCTGTCTGTACAATGAAGTGGTGCTTGTCATGTACTATCGACTCTGTCTGTACAATGAAGTGGTGCTTGTCATGTACTATCGACTCTGGCTGTACGATGAAGTGGCGCTTGTCCTGTACTATCGACTCTGTCTGTACAATGAAGTGGTGCTTGTCATGTACTATCGACTCTGTCTGTACAATGAAGTGGTGCTTGTCATGTACTATCGACTCTGGCTGTACAATGAAGTGGTGCTTGTCATGTACTATCGACTCTGTCTGTACAATGAAGTGGTGCTTGTCCTGTACTATCGACTCTGTCTGTACAATGAAGTGGTATATGTCCTGTACTATCGACTCTGGCTGTACAATGAAGTGGTGCTTGTCATGTACTATCGACTCTGTCTGTACAATGAAGTGGTGCTTGTCATGTACTATCGACTCTGGCTGTACGATGAAGTGGCGCTTGTCCTGTACTATCGACTCTGTCTGTACAATGAAGTGGTGCTTGTCATGTACTATCGACTCTGGCTGTACAATGAAGTGGTGCTTGTCATGTACTATCGACTCTGTCTGTACAATGAAGTGGTGCTTGTCCTGTACTATCGACTCTGTCTGTACAATGAAGTGGTATATGTCCTGTACTATCGACTCTGGCTGTACAATGAAGTGGTGCTTGTCATGTACTATCGACTCTGGCTGTACAATGAAGTGGTGCTTGTCATGTACTATCGACTCTGTCTGTACGATGAAGTGGTGCTTGTCATGTACTATCGACTCTGGCTGTACAATGAAGTGGTGCTTGTCATGTACTATCGACTCTGTCTGTACGATGAAGTGGTGCTTGTCATGTACTATCGACTCTGGCTGTACAATGAAGTGGTGCTTGTCATGTACTATCGACTCTGTCTGTACAATGAAGTGGTGCTTGTCATGTACTATCGACTCTGGCTGTACAATGAAGTGGTGCTTGTCATGTACTATCGACTCTGTCTGTACGATGAAGTGGTGCTTGTCATGTACTATCGACTCTGGCTGTACAATGAAGTGGTATATGTCCTGTACTATCGACTCTGGCTGATTTTTGAGAATGGTTCCCATGTACATGTGTCTTCATATTAACAAGTTCGCGAGCTTACCTTTCTCTTTAATATATAACGTAGATGTTTAGGTATGATTTACTTTAAGCTGAAGTGGATCAACAATTGTCCTGCAGCGCATTATGTAGATTGTTCACATTTCCTActtgaatacattttatgtcTATATCATTAATCGTGATCACTCATATCAAATATAgattatatgtacattgtatacacaatttttatatttactttgatTATCCTGTAGTACTGACTCGTACTGCTTTTTGAAGATTATTCACATATATTCTAATTGAAGTATATAACTTGCTTTGACATTTTGAGATAAAGATATTGCCGAAAAATTTGCTGCTGTACTCCATTATGTACTTGTGCTATGGGCGCAGATAAAGGTTCTCTCTTCTCTCTAGATCCACACATTCATCTATCTTTTTATCTACATAGGACTGTTTGAATATTAGCCAATATTCCCCCTGATCTGACAAGTCAATATTCCCCCTGATCTAACAAGCCAATATTTCCCCTGATCTATCGTATGGATGTGTTTTTGGGTCTAGAGATTTCAAATACTGAGAGTCCGGGAGGCTTAGCGATTAACGCACCCGCTTCTCagcgctgcgacccgagttcgatctcatgatcggcagtggttgtatgtgggAGGGTGAAgtggtcgcccgctcggacacgtgggtttcctcctaCAAAATGTCTCCGTTAACGCCCACTTCTCTGCAAGTCGGTAAATAGTTAATTTATAGTTAAAGTTTATTGTTGTTGTAAAACTTTGTATGTCCGACTTTAAAacaagattattcttattactCGATTCAGCTAAGACGTTATAAGTGATCGCTAACCTTTCTTCTGCTTTTGTGTCTCGGACTAATATATTGACTTGTATACCAGTCACAAATGTCAATACTAGTATACGTATCCATTCGAAAATCAAATTATTCGTGGGCACCTCCTTCCCATTAGCTTATACCAATAAACTGCTTGTATGATTAAATTTCGAAtatctttatgaatgttttacaTTCTTAACTAAAATACCAACacgtgataaaaaaaaataccacagaaattaattcaatttaataaGCTTCTTCTGTCCCGCGTTCACCAACATCTACAATACACAATGTACAATCTTTTGAGTCTGTCTGAAAATAGtcctaaatatttatattgatatCGTGGTAATTCTAATTTGACACAATTACATCGAAACGCTTCATCATTTATATGGTTACCCCTCGAcgacaaaatattgaaaattgacAGCTTATGACCGGGTCCCCGGTGTTACCGCTCCGCCTCGCGATATTTGATGTGACGGTAACGGGTTCtttctatttttcaatatttcattgttCATTTTTGGTTCCAATCACGGTCTGGCATTTACAAGAGTATGATGTCAAATTCTTTACGGACAACCTCGTACACAGCGGATTACGGACAACCTCGTACACAGCGGATTACGGACAACCTCGTACACAGCGGATTCAGAATGCTAGAAATCCAAAGTATTTTAATGACACGTGGATTGATGAACTTTGAATTGATGAGTGGAAAATTGTTTAGTTTATCTGAGCAAGTAAATTCGATTTGTGAACACGATGTAATCAAGCTACGAAACAAAGCACAATTTTCACCTCCTGCTAGACACGTCATGGGTGTTTTAAATCGTGTGAATGTTTAGATTTCAAATAGAATCTGGTGATGTTCATTTGTAATGCTTATTCAAACTTCAGCGTAAACCGTTATCACTGTTTCAGCCATTTAGAAAACTCGAACACCAAAAGTACGCgatttataaaatgtatcaaAGCGCCACATGGTGAACAGTGACGTCATaacgtgtatatacatgtaatgatagaTGATAGACAACACAATCTGTCTACGTCAGAGAACGAACATACACACCATCAATTAGCTGTACTCAGAGACACACATTGATTGAAAACCAATTGGTTATATAGAATTTAGatagatttttcaaaatgatagcACATTTTTAGCCAGCAGGCGAAACAAATGTCATTGACTATCAGCTCTCCGACAGAAACTTCAACCACATTAccataaaagaaaattaaaagacCATGAATTGTTTTAGGCGATCCCCTCCGTCACGTTGGTATTGATTAAGGTTCGGTGAAGGTTCCTTTGTATGTGGTGAATACCCTAGTCAGACAGATATGGCGGAGGagagttttaaaaatcaaattaacCTTATTTTATTGCTGATGATCTTCAGGGCCCCCTGGAGGCTAAAACCTCCATTACGTGGAATCCATTGGCGGCGATTACTGAAGATGATGTAATGGTTATGCCTTCTGTTGAAAAATACTCTGTATGAACAGGACAGGCCAACATCTATAAGAAGGGGAATCTATTATAGAGTATCACGTGACAGCTATATTGTAATGAAGCATACCCAAGGGAAGCGTTTGAAACAAAATTCTGTGATTATTTCATTCGGAAGAAATAGTAATGATCCAATGGATATACCCAAACCTATTGACCTTTACCTATTGACCTCTACTTTATGATTTATCAATATGTTTTCTCTGGATGATGTCGTGAAGTCTCGCGAACTGACCATTCACCTTCCGTATGGGCTACTTATGTGACCGAACAGTGTTATAAATACACAGTTGGACGACCTTAAGTAACGTGTACGAGATATCACAGATAAGCTTAAAAGGCAAAAACTTATAAATGTAATACTGTAAACATATTACAACTGACCAAACCTCACATACTGGTCATTGTAAATAGAATTCGTCTGTATACTATCAAAGAGTTACTGTACTCTGAAATTCAATTGTACACAATCCAACAATTACTGTACTGTGAAATTCAACTGTATACAATTCAACAATTACTGTACTGTGAAATTCAATTGTACATAATCAAATAATTACTGTTATGTGAAATTCAACTGTACACAATCAAACAATTACTGTACTATGAAAATCAACTGAACACAATCAAACAATTACTGTGAAATTCAATTGTACACAATCAAACAAATACTGAACTGTGAAATTCAATTGTGTACAATCCAACAATTATTGTACTGTGAAATTCAATTGTACACAATCAAGTAATTACAGTACTGTGAAATTCAACTGTACATAATCAAACAATTACTGAACTGTGAAATTCAACTGTATACAATCCAACAATTATTGTACTGTGAAATTCATTTGTACATAATCCAACAATTACCGTACTGTGAAATTCAACTGTACACAATCAAACAATTACTGTAAAATTCAACTGTACAAAATCAAACAATTACTGAACTGTGAAATTCAACTGTATACAATTCAACAATTACTGTACTGTGAAATTCAACTGTACACAATCCAACAATTACCGTACTGTGAAATTCAACTGTACACACTCAAACAATTACTGCATTGTGAAATTCAACTGTATACAATCCAACAATTATTGTACTGTGAAATTCAATTGTACACAATCAAGTAATTACAGTACTGTGAAATTCAATTGTACATAATCCAACAATTACTGAACTGTGAAATTCAACTGTATACAATCCAACAATTATTGTAC is a window from the Ostrea edulis chromosome 5, xbOstEdul1.1, whole genome shotgun sequence genome containing:
- the LOC125649420 gene encoding ankyrin-1-like; amino-acid sequence: MDKESKNDDNFVQLCEVTFDDFYRLILSDDIEEVEKILNCGEHINLNTIHTQNTPLNNDGQIPSVRMPILHLACMYKRLKITQLLLEYGADPLYKDEQDHRTPTWVLLMYWMVPDLLVSRVSSDDEEADEIQRTFVRNRRRHLSIATSLLDLLLQYSNDPDQPSVIKARTLLHLCAQRNLVNPIGHLRKWKASIDPLDQDRNTPAMLAAIHGNLDSLNELLRLGANVKKRNNAGRNIVHILASSERTTASQMALLFRKFPSLTKVVNEITQCGETPLHHCAVRGNGEKVHLLISKGTDCSIRDIYGQSPLYLLLKLHSIACVYLGFVSLLTETSQLWLKDAEGNYPIKLMEDSPRHVRRKLLEMSRNPPRLYGICLQKMYNLLAKPCDLSCAANIYRDSKMVSIADVLKLDCPRGLIMDILTYKHCLRNKWSHIIFSHT